A genomic segment from Polyangium mundeleinium encodes:
- a CDS encoding NuoI/complex I 23 kDa subunit family protein — MAKRTPSNPWTKPAGAPVQGKPIPRPRRTAEVQSYLPELFRGMAITMRHFFKNTKEMMLGQKPDPVLEALNEGVTTICYPEEKRPYPERFRGLHRLTLRDDGSPRCVACLCCSTACPAQCIHIEAGEYTEGDQRRGYERFPKTFVIDELRCIFCGFCVEACPCDAIRMDTGIHATPYDSREQFIYRKDLLMEFTGRDGSRKSANPRHEPGDPTHPGLSREQMDH, encoded by the coding sequence ATGGCGAAGCGCACTCCGTCGAACCCGTGGACCAAGCCGGCCGGCGCGCCCGTCCAGGGCAAGCCCATCCCGCGGCCGCGCCGCACGGCCGAGGTCCAGTCCTACCTGCCCGAGCTCTTCCGGGGCATGGCGATCACGATGCGTCACTTCTTCAAGAACACGAAGGAGATGATGCTCGGCCAGAAGCCCGACCCGGTGCTCGAGGCTCTCAACGAGGGCGTCACGACGATCTGCTACCCCGAGGAGAAGCGCCCCTACCCGGAGCGCTTCCGCGGGCTGCATCGCCTCACGCTCCGTGACGACGGCTCGCCGCGCTGCGTGGCGTGCCTGTGCTGCTCCACCGCTTGCCCCGCGCAGTGCATCCACATCGAGGCGGGCGAGTACACCGAGGGCGACCAGCGTCGCGGCTACGAGCGGTTCCCGAAGACGTTCGTCATCGACGAGCTGCGCTGCATCTTCTGCGGGTTCTGCGTCGAGGCTTGTCCCTGCGACGCGATCCGCATGGACACGGGCATTCACGCGACGCCGTACGACTCGCGTGAGCAGTTCATCTACAGGAAGGATCTGCTCATGGAGTTCACCGGCCGGGACGGTTCGCGCAAGTCGGCGAACCCGCGCCACGAGCCGGGCGATCCGACGCATCCCGGTCTGTCGCGCGAGCAGATGGATCACTGA
- a CDS encoding NADH-quinone oxidoreductase subunit D produces the protein MEPLDRDLEEGLLELPSEPMMLNMGPSHPAMHGTVRIVLELSGEMIQKADVQIGYLHRGFEKMCERGTWTQIFPYVDRCNYVSPMLNNVGFALAVEKMLGVTVPERCQYYRVALGELARICDHMICSGAMCMELGAFTPFLYFARAREIIWDIFEEETGARVTHSFGRVGGMANPPTKYFKEMVRAGLPRVLQLISEGEKLLLKNRIFLDRLEGVGVMSKEDALALGWTGIVLRASGVPYDVRRAHPYLVYDRMEFDVPVGTTGDNYDRFMCRQEEIRQTVRIIEQALDQMPDEGPINIEDPRIVLPPKQDVYTTIEATIQHFKIVMEGIKVPAGECYSYTEAGNGELGFYLVSDGSGTPYRVRIRPPCFATTQGLEQLITGLMIPDVVPTFGSLNMIGGECDH, from the coding sequence ATGGAACCCTTGGATCGTGATCTCGAGGAGGGCCTCCTCGAGCTGCCCAGCGAGCCGATGATGCTCAACATGGGCCCGTCCCATCCGGCGATGCACGGGACGGTGCGCATCGTGCTCGAGCTCTCGGGCGAGATGATCCAGAAGGCCGACGTGCAGATCGGCTACCTGCACCGCGGCTTCGAGAAGATGTGCGAGCGGGGCACCTGGACGCAGATCTTCCCGTACGTCGACCGCTGCAACTACGTCTCGCCGATGCTGAACAACGTGGGCTTCGCGCTCGCGGTGGAGAAGATGCTCGGCGTGACGGTGCCCGAGCGCTGCCAGTACTACCGCGTGGCGCTCGGCGAGCTCGCGCGCATCTGCGACCACATGATCTGCTCGGGCGCGATGTGCATGGAGCTCGGCGCGTTCACGCCGTTCCTCTACTTCGCCCGCGCCCGCGAGATCATCTGGGACATCTTCGAGGAAGAGACGGGCGCGCGCGTCACGCACAGCTTCGGCCGCGTGGGCGGTATGGCGAACCCGCCGACGAAGTACTTCAAGGAGATGGTCCGCGCGGGTCTTCCGCGCGTGCTGCAGCTCATCAGCGAGGGCGAGAAGCTCCTCTTGAAGAACCGCATCTTCCTCGACCGCCTCGAAGGCGTGGGCGTGATGTCGAAGGAGGACGCGCTCGCGCTCGGGTGGACGGGCATCGTGCTCCGCGCCTCGGGCGTGCCGTACGACGTGCGACGCGCGCATCCGTACCTGGTCTACGACCGGATGGAGTTCGACGTGCCGGTGGGCACGACGGGCGACAACTACGACCGGTTCATGTGCCGCCAGGAGGAGATCCGGCAGACGGTGCGGATCATCGAGCAGGCGCTCGATCAGATGCCGGACGAGGGCCCGATCAACATCGAGGATCCGCGGATCGTCCTGCCCCCGAAGCAGGACGTCTACACGACCATCGAGGCCACCATCCAGCACTTCAAGATCGTGATGGAGGGCATCAAGGTCCCGGCGGGCGAGTGTTACTCGTACACCGAGGCGGGCAACGGCGAGCTCGGCTTCTACCTGGTCTCCGACGGCAGCGGCACGCCCTACCGCGTGCGGATCCGGCCCCCCTGCTTCGCCACCACGCAGGGCCTCGAGCAGCTCATCACGGGCCTGATGATCCCGGACGTCGTCCCGACGTTCGGTTCCCTCAACATGATCGGCGGGGAGTGCGATCACTGA
- a CDS encoding molybdopterin-dependent oxidoreductase, with protein sequence MATIKIDGREIPFEQGETIIKAAHRAGIDIPHYCWHPGLSVAANCRMCLVEVAPPPGRPAMQLDILRWDPQKKDYVPARKPKLVPACQQACAPGMEVLSEGSDHVEEARGAVQELLLLNHPVDCPICDQAGECRLQDYWLEHQGTGKRMQQEVVHKPKAVDFGPTIVYDAERCIICTRCVRFTAEVAKDPVLSVRERGNLNEIVVSPGRELDHDYTLMTEHVCPVGALTSKDFRFKARVWFLRSARTVCQGCATGCNAYLDYDPRTNAPHRHRPRDNEEVNKYWMCDEGMLSYRRAVEGRLGTALVGGEDASLEEALAAAKDQLAGIKDDPGRVAIVLSAQHSNEDNFALLKLARTFIGAKDLYVSGRPLGRGDKILMSEDKNPNTLGVMQLAGAPAPKPIAALFDAIKAGKYSFVIALGAEIEVDAKDAENALSKLKGVVTIAAHDGPLARAAHVALPATAWAEADGTYVNRQGFAQKSERALKPRGDARPGWELVAKLGKELGYAMTEKTLADMRRAMTPEAPAASRDADRAAKPEVSA encoded by the coding sequence ATGGCTACGATCAAGATCGACGGGCGCGAGATCCCCTTCGAGCAAGGGGAAACCATCATCAAAGCGGCGCACCGCGCCGGCATCGACATCCCCCACTACTGCTGGCACCCGGGCCTCTCCGTCGCGGCGAATTGTCGCATGTGCCTCGTCGAGGTCGCGCCGCCTCCCGGCCGTCCCGCGATGCAGCTCGATATCCTGCGCTGGGACCCGCAGAAGAAGGACTACGTCCCCGCCCGCAAGCCGAAGCTCGTCCCCGCCTGCCAGCAGGCCTGCGCGCCCGGCATGGAGGTCCTCTCCGAGGGCAGCGACCACGTCGAGGAGGCGCGCGGCGCGGTGCAGGAGCTCCTGCTCCTGAACCACCCGGTCGACTGCCCGATCTGCGATCAGGCAGGCGAGTGCCGGCTCCAGGACTACTGGCTGGAGCATCAGGGCACGGGCAAGCGCATGCAGCAGGAGGTCGTGCACAAGCCGAAGGCCGTCGATTTCGGGCCGACCATCGTCTACGACGCCGAGCGCTGCATCATCTGCACGCGTTGCGTCCGCTTCACGGCCGAGGTCGCGAAGGATCCGGTCCTCAGCGTGCGCGAGCGCGGCAACCTCAACGAGATCGTCGTGTCGCCGGGCCGCGAGCTCGACCACGACTACACGCTCATGACGGAGCACGTCTGCCCCGTCGGTGCGCTCACCTCGAAGGACTTCCGCTTCAAGGCGCGCGTGTGGTTCCTCCGCAGCGCACGCACGGTCTGCCAGGGCTGCGCGACGGGCTGCAACGCGTACCTCGACTACGATCCGCGGACGAACGCCCCGCATCGGCATCGCCCGCGCGACAACGAAGAGGTCAACAAGTACTGGATGTGCGACGAGGGCATGCTCTCGTACCGGCGCGCGGTCGAGGGTCGCCTCGGCACGGCGCTCGTCGGCGGCGAGGACGCGAGCCTCGAAGAGGCGCTCGCGGCGGCGAAGGATCAGCTCGCGGGCATCAAGGACGATCCGGGTCGGGTCGCCATCGTGCTCAGCGCGCAGCACTCGAACGAGGACAACTTCGCGCTCCTCAAGCTCGCGCGCACGTTCATCGGCGCGAAGGACCTCTACGTGTCGGGTCGTCCGCTCGGCCGCGGCGACAAGATCCTCATGAGCGAGGACAAGAACCCGAACACGCTCGGCGTCATGCAGCTCGCGGGCGCGCCGGCGCCGAAGCCGATCGCGGCGCTCTTCGACGCGATCAAGGCGGGCAAGTACTCGTTCGTGATCGCGCTCGGCGCCGAGATCGAGGTCGACGCGAAGGACGCCGAGAACGCGCTGTCGAAGCTCAAGGGCGTGGTGACGATCGCCGCGCACGACGGGCCGCTCGCGCGCGCCGCGCACGTCGCGCTCCCCGCGACCGCGTGGGCCGAGGCGGACGGCACGTACGTCAACCGCCAGGGCTTCGCGCAGAAGAGCGAGCGCGCGCTCAAGCCGCGCGGCGACGCGCGTCCCGGCTGGGAGCTCGTGGCGAAGCTCGGCAAAGAGCTCGGCTACGCGATGACCGAAAAGACGCTCGCGGACATGCGTCGGGCCATGACGCCCGAGGCGCCTGCCGCGAGCCGTGACGCGGATCGGGCCGCGAAGCCCGAGGTGAGCGCATGA
- a CDS encoding lysophospholipid acyltransferase family protein: MSGQSLVEKGRFVGRTAAFVGLTFSMYGMLELDTAVSPASEREAVLHAWIRRYGEALLKLYGVQMIARGPHVARGDIYPGRGAGERGRVFVMNHRSGLDIPICLAHIEATILSRADLSGWPVIGVAARRVGTLFVDRTNKQSGAAAINAMTASIERGRAVLVYPEGTTYEGDEVRPFKPGAFLAAQRTSAEIVPVGLAYEGAAASFGSESFADHMVRVSGAPRTRAAIVVGEPIVDVSGDVGELRERVRAEVQSLVHAARRALDVDGEGSS, encoded by the coding sequence ATGAGCGGTCAGTCCCTCGTGGAGAAGGGGCGATTCGTCGGGCGCACGGCGGCGTTCGTGGGCCTCACGTTCAGCATGTACGGGATGCTCGAGCTCGATACGGCGGTCTCACCTGCGTCCGAGCGTGAAGCGGTGCTTCACGCCTGGATCCGTCGTTACGGTGAGGCCCTGCTCAAGTTGTATGGGGTCCAAATGATCGCCCGGGGGCCGCACGTGGCGCGCGGCGACATCTACCCGGGTCGCGGCGCCGGGGAGCGCGGGCGCGTGTTCGTGATGAACCACCGCTCCGGTTTGGACATCCCGATCTGCCTCGCGCACATCGAGGCCACGATCCTGAGCCGCGCCGATCTTTCGGGCTGGCCCGTCATCGGCGTGGCCGCGCGGCGCGTGGGGACGCTCTTCGTCGATCGCACGAACAAGCAGAGCGGCGCGGCCGCGATCAACGCCATGACCGCCTCGATCGAACGAGGCCGCGCGGTGCTCGTGTACCCCGAGGGCACGACGTACGAGGGCGACGAAGTGCGACCCTTCAAGCCCGGGGCCTTCCTGGCCGCGCAACGGACGAGCGCGGAGATCGTCCCCGTGGGCCTCGCCTACGAAGGCGCGGCGGCGTCGTTCGGCTCCGAGAGCTTCGCCGATCACATGGTCCGCGTGAGCGGCGCGCCGAGGACACGCGCGGCGATCGTCGTGGGGGAGCCGATCGTCGACGTCAGCGGCGACGTCGGCGAGCTTCGCGAGCGGGTGCGCGCCGAGGTCCAGTCGCTCGTCCACGCGGCGCGCCGTGCGCTCGACGTGGACGGAGAAGGCTCCTCCTGA
- a CDS encoding hybrid sensor histidine kinase/response regulator translates to MAGDASKTERVRDLAQTGVTQINDARTRRRAAFVERVADELLRASTLEEVLTRVVWLAVPNLADYCTLDLLERGELRRVAVAHVDIRDEQRLWDVCSPDGDAEAHERAARAALEAGEPQTRRGSMRVTRIAPQGAATPARSQATRALREVVYPLRVANRTHGVLSIGVGPFREVMPREERGLIEALVRLGASAIDTALARSSRERAFEAAERGLSQMKRLSEVTAALSRAVSPNEVARRVVEDGARVLGARACVIARLSPCGAELEIVHAAGFPEVIPAHSPRISMATEAPVAEAVRIKQPIWLRSRADLAARYPGLPLGDLVQGSHAWAAVPLFVDGRVVGSLALSFQEPRSFDDDERWLVLSLAQHCADALDRASLSAGAAEEAVHLSHEILKQMPEAILVTDLGGTILRWMGKATQIFGFTETEAIGRPVTILAHPDTVERLGPHILRGVRDQGAFLGELVCVRKDGTTVPIETTAKPVFDKEGRARFLVGVCRDISERKRAEEERTRLIREQIARAEAEDAARRSSFLAEASALLSASLDYEATLEKIVRLVVPMMATYAMLDVASEDGTTVTVAVAHEDPALERDVQDLRGSDAPDGWSEGPVTRALGTRTSELYTDLSLSSLERIVGSSEQAARFAKLRARSAIIVPLTVGDTASATLSLFRVGERYSTKDLPFAEELAHRAAMALENARLYQNAQEATRMRDEFLGTVSHELRTPLNAVLGWTRMLRTASLNGTSQERALATIERNAMLQARLVEDLLDASRIVMGKLRLELRTLDLVGPINAAIEAVRPAATAKSVRLESSLERGACLVEGDPSRVQQIVWNLLTNAIKFTPHGGRVELTLGRAGQHARITVRDTGEGIRPEFLPYVFDRFRQGDSTTTRKHGGLGLGLAIVRHLVELHGGGVRADSAGEGKGAVFSVLLPLSPNPDLLASLDRLTPQPAGLEELPSLEGLRLLLVDDEQDSREMLAAMLQQCGAVVRCVSSAAAALSALDEFRPDVLVSDIGMPGEDGYALIRQIRALKPARWGALPAVALTAYASAEDRVRVLAAGFQMHVPKPVDAAELAATVASLSPRATSRESAPPSMTT, encoded by the coding sequence ATGGCGGGGGATGCATCGAAGACGGAGCGCGTCCGGGATCTCGCGCAGACCGGGGTGACGCAGATCAACGACGCTCGGACGCGGCGCCGCGCCGCGTTCGTGGAGCGAGTGGCCGACGAGCTTCTGCGCGCGTCGACGCTCGAAGAGGTGCTCACGCGGGTCGTGTGGCTCGCGGTGCCGAACCTCGCGGATTACTGCACGCTCGACCTCCTGGAGCGTGGTGAGCTGCGCCGTGTCGCCGTGGCGCACGTGGACATCCGCGACGAGCAGCGGCTCTGGGACGTGTGCAGCCCGGATGGCGACGCCGAGGCCCACGAGCGCGCCGCGCGCGCGGCCCTCGAAGCCGGCGAGCCGCAGACGCGGCGTGGATCGATGCGCGTGACGAGGATCGCTCCTCAGGGCGCGGCGACGCCTGCGCGGTCGCAAGCGACGCGTGCTCTTCGCGAGGTCGTCTACCCGTTGCGCGTCGCGAACCGCACGCACGGCGTCCTTTCGATCGGCGTGGGGCCGTTCCGCGAGGTGATGCCGCGCGAGGAGCGTGGGCTGATCGAGGCGCTCGTTCGCCTCGGCGCCTCGGCCATCGACACGGCGCTCGCGCGCTCTTCGCGCGAGCGGGCCTTCGAGGCGGCCGAGCGAGGTCTTTCGCAGATGAAGCGCCTCTCCGAGGTCACGGCGGCGCTCTCGCGTGCGGTCTCGCCGAACGAGGTCGCGCGGCGCGTGGTGGAGGACGGCGCACGTGTGCTCGGGGCTCGCGCGTGCGTGATCGCGCGCCTGTCGCCTTGTGGCGCCGAGCTCGAGATCGTCCATGCCGCGGGGTTTCCCGAGGTGATCCCCGCGCACAGCCCGCGCATCTCCATGGCCACGGAGGCGCCCGTCGCCGAGGCTGTGCGCATCAAGCAGCCGATCTGGCTCCGCTCGCGCGCCGATCTCGCGGCACGTTATCCCGGTCTCCCGCTCGGTGATCTCGTGCAGGGCAGCCACGCGTGGGCTGCGGTGCCGCTCTTCGTCGACGGCCGGGTCGTCGGCAGCCTCGCGCTCTCGTTCCAGGAGCCGCGCTCCTTCGACGACGACGAGCGCTGGCTTGTCCTCTCGCTCGCCCAGCATTGCGCCGACGCGCTCGATCGCGCCTCGCTCTCCGCCGGCGCCGCCGAGGAGGCGGTCCACCTCTCGCACGAGATCTTGAAGCAGATGCCCGAGGCGATCCTCGTGACCGACCTCGGCGGCACGATCCTGCGATGGATGGGCAAGGCCACGCAGATCTTCGGCTTCACCGAGACCGAGGCCATCGGCCGCCCGGTCACGATCCTCGCGCACCCCGACACGGTCGAGCGCCTCGGTCCGCACATCCTGCGCGGCGTCCGCGATCAGGGCGCGTTCCTCGGCGAGCTCGTTTGTGTTCGAAAGGATGGCACGACGGTCCCGATCGAGACCACGGCCAAGCCCGTCTTCGACAAGGAGGGCCGCGCGCGGTTCCTCGTTGGCGTTTGTCGCGACATCAGCGAGCGCAAGCGCGCCGAGGAGGAGAGGACGCGCCTCATCCGCGAGCAGATCGCGCGCGCAGAGGCCGAGGACGCGGCCCGGCGCTCGTCGTTCCTCGCCGAGGCGAGCGCGCTGCTCTCCGCTTCGCTCGACTACGAGGCCACGCTCGAAAAGATCGTGCGGCTCGTGGTGCCCATGATGGCGACGTACGCGATGCTCGACGTCGCCTCCGAGGACGGCACCACGGTCACCGTCGCCGTGGCCCACGAGGATCCGGCCCTGGAGCGCGACGTCCAGGATCTCCGCGGCAGCGACGCGCCCGATGGCTGGAGCGAAGGCCCCGTCACGCGCGCGCTCGGTACCCGCACCTCGGAGCTGTATACGGACCTCAGCCTCTCGTCCCTCGAACGCATCGTGGGTTCGTCCGAGCAGGCTGCGCGGTTCGCGAAGCTTCGGGCGCGCTCGGCCATCATCGTCCCGTTGACCGTGGGCGACACGGCTTCTGCCACACTCTCGCTCTTCCGCGTCGGCGAGCGGTACTCGACGAAGGATCTTCCGTTCGCCGAGGAGCTCGCGCATCGCGCCGCGATGGCCCTGGAGAACGCGCGCCTTTACCAGAACGCGCAGGAGGCCACGCGCATGCGGGACGAGTTCCTCGGCACCGTCTCGCACGAGCTGCGCACGCCGCTCAACGCGGTCCTCGGCTGGACGCGCATGCTCCGCACCGCGTCCTTGAACGGCACCTCCCAGGAGCGCGCCCTCGCAACGATCGAGCGCAACGCGATGCTGCAAGCTCGCCTCGTCGAGGACCTGCTCGACGCCTCGCGCATCGTCATGGGCAAGCTGCGCCTGGAGCTACGTACGCTCGACCTTGTCGGCCCGATCAACGCGGCGATCGAGGCCGTTCGTCCCGCGGCGACGGCGAAGTCGGTGCGCCTCGAAAGCAGCCTGGAGCGCGGCGCTTGCCTCGTGGAAGGGGATCCCAGCCGCGTGCAGCAGATCGTCTGGAACCTCCTGACGAACGCGATCAAGTTCACCCCGCACGGTGGCCGTGTCGAGCTCACGCTCGGTCGAGCGGGCCAGCATGCGCGCATCACGGTCCGCGACACGGGCGAAGGGATCCGGCCGGAGTTCCTCCCGTACGTCTTTGATCGTTTCCGTCAGGGCGACAGCACCACGACGCGCAAGCACGGCGGGCTCGGGCTCGGGCTCGCGATCGTCCGGCACCTCGTCGAGCTGCACGGCGGCGGGGTGCGCGCCGACAGCGCGGGCGAGGGCAAGGGCGCGGTCTTCTCGGTCCTCCTCCCGCTCAGCCCGAACCCGGATTTGCTCGCGAGCCTCGACCGCTTGACGCCGCAGCCGGCCGGCCTCGAAGAGCTCCCGTCGCTCGAAGGGCTGCGCCTCTTGCTCGTCGACGACGAGCAGGACAGCCGCGAGATGCTGGCCGCGATGCTGCAGCAGTGCGGCGCCGTCGTGCGGTGTGTGTCCTCCGCGGCCGCGGCGTTGTCGGCGCTCGACGAGTTCCGCCCCGACGTCCTCGTCTCTGACATCGGCATGCCCGGCGAGGACGGTTATGCGCTCATTCGGCAGATCCGCGCGCTCAAGCCTGCGCGCTGGGGCGCGCTCCCCGCGGTCGCGCTGACGGCGTACGCGAGCGCCGAGGACCGCGTGCGTGTGCTCGCGGCGGGCTTCCAGATGCACGTCCCGAAGCCTGTGGACGCGGCCGAGCTTGCTGCGACGGTGGCGAGTTTGTCTCCGCGCGCCACGTCTCGCGAGTCTGCGCCGCCGTCGATGACGACGTGA
- a CDS encoding NADH-quinone oxidoreductase subunit C, with product MSKRVLEILKSKFGDDIYETHSQFGDDTAVVNPEKWREIARFLRDDPQCAMNMFVDLTAVDYLGRQTPRFEVVLHLRSMDRNHRIRLKARIGDEDANGVEIDSVVSVWKGANWFERECFDMFGVNFKGHPDLRRILMYPEFVGYPLRKDYPADKIQPLVELRNVPDKLPPFGIDEGMPFGRQTHDYPRGEETN from the coding sequence ATGAGCAAGCGCGTCCTCGAAATCCTGAAGAGCAAGTTCGGCGACGACATCTACGAGACCCACTCGCAGTTCGGCGACGACACGGCCGTGGTGAACCCCGAGAAATGGCGCGAGATCGCGCGGTTTCTCCGGGACGATCCCCAGTGCGCGATGAACATGTTCGTCGACCTGACCGCCGTCGACTACCTCGGCCGGCAGACGCCGCGCTTCGAGGTTGTGCTGCATCTGCGCTCGATGGATCGAAACCATCGCATCCGGCTGAAGGCGCGCATCGGCGACGAGGACGCGAACGGCGTGGAGATCGACTCGGTCGTGTCCGTGTGGAAAGGCGCGAACTGGTTCGAGCGCGAGTGCTTCGACATGTTCGGCGTGAACTTCAAAGGTCACCCCGATCTGCGGCGGATCCTGATGTACCCCGAGTTCGTCGGGTACCCGCTTCGCAAGGACTATCCGGCGGACAAGATCCAGCCGCTCGTCGAGCTGCGCAACGTTCCCGACAAACTGCCCCCCTTCGGCATCGACGAGGGCATGCCGTTCGGGCGCCAGACCCACGACTACCCGCGGGGCGAGGAGACGAACTGA
- a CDS encoding NADH-quinone oxidoreductase subunit B: protein MTTGGAGTTIQVLEGSETGFATTRFDALLNWARKYSLFQYPFITACCAMEFMAMASPRFDMARFGAEAPRFSPRQADLLWVVGTISQRQAPALKRIYEQMADPKYVFAFGTCASCGGFYDNYTTLAGIDKVIPVDVYVPGCPPRPEAVIDGLLLLQDKIARGDRTPAIVKPRRDPTVQAGNLVRLGKKSTAT from the coding sequence ATGACCACTGGCGGCGCTGGCACGACGATCCAGGTCCTCGAGGGATCGGAGACCGGGTTCGCGACGACGCGCTTCGATGCGCTCTTGAACTGGGCGAGGAAGTACTCGCTGTTCCAGTACCCGTTCATCACGGCGTGCTGCGCGATGGAGTTCATGGCCATGGCGAGCCCGCGCTTCGACATGGCGCGCTTCGGCGCCGAGGCGCCGCGCTTCTCGCCGCGCCAGGCGGACCTGCTCTGGGTCGTGGGCACGATCAGCCAGCGCCAGGCGCCCGCGCTCAAGCGCATCTACGAGCAGATGGCGGACCCGAAGTACGTCTTCGCCTTCGGCACGTGCGCGTCGTGCGGCGGCTTCTACGACAACTACACGACGCTCGCGGGCATCGACAAAGTCATCCCCGTCGACGTGTACGTCCCTGGCTGCCCCCCGCGCCCGGAGGCCGTGATCGACGGCCTTCTGCTGCTGCAGGACAAGATCGCGCGTGGCGACCGTACGCCCGCGATTGTCAAGCCGCGCCGCGACCCCACCGTGCAAGCGGGCAACCTCGTCAGGCTCGGCAAGAAGAGCACCGCAACATGA
- a CDS encoding NADH-quinone oxidoreductase subunit A, with protein sequence MLSTYVPLFLLFIVAAVLAGALFTISTVLGPKNPTPEKMIPYECGSETTGGRFVKPSVKFYLTAILFVVFDIEAVLIYPWAVEFKNLGWIGLATMGSFILMLVVALLYIWKKGALEWEK encoded by the coding sequence ATGTTGTCCACCTACGTCCCCCTGTTCCTGCTCTTCATCGTGGCGGCGGTCCTCGCGGGCGCCCTGTTCACGATCAGCACCGTGCTCGGACCGAAGAACCCGACGCCGGAGAAGATGATCCCGTACGAGTGCGGGAGCGAAACGACGGGCGGCCGCTTCGTGAAGCCGAGCGTCAAGTTCTACCTCACGGCGATCCTCTTCGTGGTCTTCGACATCGAAGCGGTGCTCATCTACCCGTGGGCGGTGGAGTTCAAGAACCTCGGCTGGATCGGCCTCGCGACCATGGGGTCATTCATCCTCATGCTCGTGGTGGCGCTGCTCTACATCTGGAAGAAGGGAGCCCTCGAATGGGAGAAATGA
- the gatB gene encoding Asp-tRNA(Asn)/Glu-tRNA(Gln) amidotransferase subunit GatB: MSAYGEYEPVIGLEVHAQLLTRTKAFCGCATSFGDPPNTHTCPVCLGLPGALPVLNAEAVALAVRASLALGCSLQTRSVFARKNYFYPDLPKGYQISQYDLPLALTGVLDVEVEGTPRRVGIHRVHMEEDAGKNLHGIGDESVVDLNRAGTPLIEIVSEPDLRAGAEAAEYLRRLREVLMFTGVNDGNLEQGSFRCDANVSIRKVGETRLGTRVELKNINSFKFVADAIDVEIRRQINLVERGERVRQQTRGYSAEKRESYLLRDKESESDYRYFPEPDLPPLVLAEAFIESIRSALPELPVAKRARWALELGLTAYATSVLGGHPAIARFFDEARALYPDAVKLANFVQSEVLRDVTTTGLSASFPVTPAQVVEILRLVDAGTISGKQAKELYTAVAGTDHAPGDVVRERGMAVLGDASAIEAIARGVMEANPKQVASYRAGKTALLGFFVGQIMKQTKGSADPATVNAVLVRLLGEGSGA, encoded by the coding sequence ATGAGCGCCTACGGTGAGTACGAGCCGGTGATCGGGCTCGAGGTGCACGCGCAGTTGCTCACGCGGACGAAGGCGTTCTGCGGCTGTGCCACGAGCTTCGGCGACCCGCCGAACACGCACACCTGCCCCGTCTGCCTCGGCCTGCCCGGCGCGCTGCCCGTGCTCAACGCGGAGGCGGTGGCGCTCGCCGTGCGCGCTTCGCTCGCCCTCGGCTGCTCGTTGCAGACGCGGAGCGTGTTTGCCCGGAAGAACTACTTTTATCCGGACCTGCCGAAGGGCTACCAGATCAGCCAGTACGACCTGCCGCTCGCGCTCACGGGCGTGCTCGACGTCGAGGTGGAGGGCACGCCGCGCCGCGTGGGGATCCATCGGGTCCACATGGAGGAGGACGCGGGGAAGAACCTGCACGGCATCGGCGACGAGTCCGTCGTTGACCTGAACCGCGCGGGCACGCCGCTCATCGAGATCGTGAGCGAGCCCGATCTGCGCGCGGGCGCCGAGGCAGCCGAGTACCTCCGGCGGCTCCGCGAGGTCCTGATGTTCACGGGCGTGAACGACGGCAACCTCGAACAGGGCAGCTTCCGGTGCGACGCGAACGTGTCGATCCGCAAGGTGGGCGAGACGCGGCTCGGCACGCGCGTCGAGCTGAAGAACATTAACTCGTTCAAGTTCGTGGCCGACGCGATCGACGTGGAGATCCGCCGGCAGATCAACCTCGTCGAGCGAGGCGAGCGGGTCCGGCAGCAGACGCGCGGCTACAGCGCGGAGAAGCGCGAGAGTTACCTCCTGCGCGACAAGGAGAGCGAGTCCGACTACCGCTACTTCCCCGAGCCGGACCTGCCTCCGCTCGTGCTTGCGGAGGCGTTCATCGAGTCGATTCGCAGCGCGCTGCCGGAGCTGCCCGTGGCGAAGCGTGCGCGATGGGCCCTCGAGCTCGGGCTCACGGCGTACGCGACGAGCGTGCTCGGCGGGCATCCCGCGATCGCGCGTTTCTTCGACGAGGCGCGCGCGCTTTATCCGGACGCGGTGAAGCTCGCGAACTTCGTGCAGAGCGAGGTCCTGCGCGACGTGACGACGACGGGCCTCTCGGCGAGCTTCCCGGTGACGCCCGCGCAGGTGGTCGAGATCCTGCGGCTCGTCGATGCCGGCACGATCAGCGGCAAGCAGGCGAAGGAGCTTTATACGGCGGTCGCGGGCACGGACCACGCGCCTGGGGATGTCGTGCGCGAACGAGGCATGGCCGTGCTTGGTGATGCATCGGCGATCGAGGCCATCGCGCGCGGCGTGATGGAGGCGAATCCGAAGCAAGTCGCCTCATACCGCGCCGGGAAGACGGCGCTCCTCGGGTTTTTCGTCGGACAGATCATGAAGCAGACGAAGGGCAGCGCGGATCCGGCGACGGTGAACGCGGTGCTCGTGCGTCTCCTCGGCGAAGGGAGCGGGGCATGA